The Bdellovibrio bacteriovorus W nucleotide sequence TCTTGCTGTCTTTGCTGCTCAATTCGCTGTTGCTCCATTCGCTGCTGCTCTTGGCGGCGACGCTCATCTTCTTGACGCTTTTTAATAGCCACTGGATCGTATTGATCAAGACAGATTTTAGCTGCATTTTTTCCGGTGTGACGACCCGACTGATAAAGATCTACCACACAGCGTTTGACCTCATAGGCTTGCGCTGAGGTACAAACTTTTACTCCATCAATCCCCGTGCGATCTACAACATACAATCCACCTCTTAAATATAAATCAGTCGCACAGCGAGCTGCTTCAATATGACCTGTATAGGCACATGCCTCACCCGCAATTAAAACGTTGTTCCCATCAGGATAACCTTGCGGTTGATTTACGCGATCCAACTCATGAGTTAAGTTGATCACGCATGATTGAAATGCTGTATCCGTTCGTCCCAAGGAACAAACATGATCTGTTTTAGACTCTTTAGCCGCAATCCTTTGGTAGATATTCATAGAACAGCGCTGAACTTCGGGGGATAAGATTCTCTCAACCTGAGCATGCGATTGCGATGACCAAGCTGTCATGACCAGCGTCCATATTCCAATGGTTTTTTTAATCTTCATATTGCGCCTCATTTGTTCTAAGCACAGACCTCTAAATTCATCTCATTTTAGTGCAATCACTAAGCCAGCTATAATCCAACAGAAGAGTTTCTAGATAGGACAGAGTGATTACTCGCTGATCAGAGCAACAATTTACGTCTCTCCTAGAGACAATTATTCTAGGTGCAGTCCTTTTACCACCCGATGCCCCTCTTCTTTTAAAGTGCGGGCGCTTTGACAAACCTTATCCAGGCTGCGAATGAGTCCTTTGTCTTTTTCAAGAGATAAAGTCTGCCTCCAGAGATCGCAGTCTTCTAGAATAAACCCCAGCATCTCATGGCCTTTGCTAGAAGTGCTCTTGATATAGCGAGTGCTTCGCTCAAAGTGTTCCTCTAAAAAGCCCTGTGGTTTGTGAATCGTATAAATGGCTCTGATAAACTTTTCTATCGTCGTTTCTTCGTACTCACAGGTTTTTACAAAAAGCATCTGCATCTTGGCGTAACTAACAAAGCTATTAATTAAATGCTTCTTATGCTGCTCGTCGCGAAATCCATTGAACATATTAAAAACTTCTTTAGCCTCAAAGAAATCCTCTTGAGAATCTTGAGATCTCAAAACAAATTCAGATTCTTGGGTTGCATCTTGCATAAGGCGAGCTCGATCAAAAAGATAGTGGCTAAACTCATGGATAACAGTCCAATCATCTGCGCCTTCACTCAAAAGAATAGTGGGTTCTTGGACTCGATACATGAGATTTGTAGGAGTCATGTAAAGCCCAATCACACCCTCTTCAAAGAGATTAAGAAATTTAGATGAAAACTTTTCTTTGCTAGCATAGGGTAGAAAACCTAACGTGATTGTCTCTGCCTCAGGATCTTTCACGCGATAAACTTCGACGTTGAAGCTTTGGATATAGCCAATCTTTTCCTTCATGTTCATTTGCAACATAGGCAAAATTAAATTCATTTCGATTTTTTTATCAAAATCTAAGGTGGTGCAGTTAACACAAGCTGCCTGCGCACTTTGTGCAAAAAACAGCATCAACAAAAAGAATGAAATAAAACTGCGAGTTCTCTGAATTCGTTGCATGGAGATCCTGTAATGCAAAGTCCATGACAACCAAAAAGACCGATAAGAAAAAAATGAGAGTGGTTTTACTGATTAGGGTTTTGACAGCCGCTCAAATTTCGCAGCCAGCGTCTCATTTTGAAACAAAAACCGGCGAAGAACAGGGGGATGAGAGAGAAACCCCGTTCTTCGCCTTTGCTAGTAACCTTATTTCATTGGCTTAGAGTGAACTGCGAATTTTTCAAACTCACCGTACTCATGAAGCTTGTTGTAAAGAGTCTTGATCGTGATTCCCAAGTTGTTCGCCGCTTGCGTTTTATTACCACCGAAGTGAGCAAGAGCTTTTAGGATATAACGTTTCTCAAGATCATGAAGAGTCATTTGTGGATCATAATCCAAAACATCTTTTTCTTTTTCACCTTCACGAATATTCTCTGGAATATCGTTAAGCATGATCATGTGACCTTCAGAAAGAATTTGCAGTCTTTCACAAACGTTTTGAAGCTCACGGATATTTCCCGGCCAGTCGTAACGAACAAGAGCTTTCATAGCTTCTTCATTCACAGTACGACCACGGTTTAAGTATGCGTGTTGAGAGTTATTTAAAAAGTGACTGATCAACGCAGGGATATCTTCTTTTCTTCTGCGAAGAGCTGGAGCACTTACAACGATCGTGTTGATACGGTAGAAAAGATCCTCACGGAAATTTCCTCTTTGTACTTCCATGTCCAATTCACGATTAGTTGCACAGATCAAACGGATATCAACTTTGATTGGCTCTTTACCACCTACACGGTACATTTCGCCTTCTTGGATGAAGCGAAGAAGTTTTGCTTGGATAGCTGGGTCCAACTCACCGATTTCATCCAAGAAAAGAGTTCCACCGTTAGCAGCTTCTGCCAAACCGATCTTACGGTTATAAGCACCCGTGAACGAACCTTTTTCATGACCGAAAAGTTCTGACTCTAAAAGAGTTTCGCGAAGAGCACCGCAGTTAATAGCAATGAAAGGCTTG carries:
- a CDS encoding transcriptional regulator (COG2204 Response regulator containing CheY-like receiver, AAA-type ATPase, and DNA-binding domains) produces the protein MNENNSTILPSSQNAKQVMWNTNQTSRAMENKTIVYQSEVMGQLMKMVDRVAPSTANVLVLGESGTGKELIARSIHDRSNRKNKPFIAINCGALRETLLESELFGHEKGSFTGAYNRKIGLAEAANGGTLFLDEIGELDPAIQAKLLRFIQEGEMYRVGGKEPIKVDIRLICATNRELDMEVQRGNFREDLFYRINTIVVSAPALRRRKEDIPALISHFLNNSQHAYLNRGRTVNEEAMKALVRYDWPGNIRELQNVCERLQILSEGHMIMLNDIPENIREGEKEKDVLDYDPQMTLHDLEKRYILKALAHFGGNKTQAANNLGITIKTLYNKLHEYGEFEKFAVHSKPMK